ATGTGTTGGTAGAAAATGGTTTGGGTTTGGAGGAATTTTTAGAAGACACGGTTAAAAATGCCCAAAATCCCAAATTGTTTGAAATTGATGCCAGTAAAGGTATCCAACCGTTAAATGAAATTTCCCCTGTTGAGAAAACTAGTAACAAAGAGGAAGAACACAACCACGAACACGCTGAGGGGAACCCTCATGTTTGGTTAGATCCAGTTTTAGCAAAACAACAAATTGCTAATATTCGAGATGGGTTAATTGCTGCTGATCCTGCCAATAAAGCAACTTATGAGGCAAATGCAGCAGCGTACGTTAAGCAATTAGAAAGTCTAGATAGCGACTTTAAGCAAACTGTGCAGAAGACTCCTAATTGTACCTTTGTCACCTTCCATGATGCCTATCCATACTTAGCTAAACGCTATAACCTAAACCAAGTCGCAGTCGTGGAAATTCCCGAAGACCAACTTGCACCGACGGACGTACAAAATGCAGTTAATGTAGTGAAAAAGTATAAAGTTAAAGCTTTATTTGGCGAACCTGGAGTAGATAACAAATTGTTAACAAGCCTTTCTCAGGACTTGAATTTAACTGTGCGTCCCCTGGATTCTTTGGAAAGTGGCGATACAGATCCACAGTATTATTTCAAGGCAATGCGAAATAATTTGCAAACCTTAGAATCAGCCTGCAAATAATTTTTTTCTTTGTCATTTGTCCTTTTTACAAGTGCTAATGACGAATGATGAATGCTTAATGATGAATGCTTGATGATTAACCATTTTCCTGTCTTAAAAGTAGAAAGATTGACTGTTTATCAAGGCAGCTACCTAGCTGTTCGAGATGTTTCGTTTGAATTATTTTCAGGAACGAATACAGCCATAGTTGGTCCTAATGGTGCCGGTAAAAGTACACTGGTGCAAGCAGTTTTGGATTTGATTCCCCGAAGTGCTGGCAAGATTGAAATACTTGGTCGCCCAATAACACGCTTGGGGAATTTACGTCACCAGTTGGGCTATATGCCACAAAATTTTATCTTTGACCGCAGCTTTCCCATTTCTGTTAGTGAATTGGTGGGGTTGGGATGGGTTGGTTCATCTCGTTCCAATTCCCTCACAAGCGGGGGAGAGATCAGAAAAAAGTTTTTTCGCAGGGGTTTAGGGGGATCTAGTAGAGAAAAATCAGCAGCAGTTGCTGAAGCTTTGCGGCGAACCGATGCTTACCATCTGCGAAATCAAGCAATTGGCACTCTCAGTGGCGGTCAACTCAAGCGGGTGTTGTTAGCATACTGTTTGGTCATGCCTCGGAAACTTTTGGTTCTAGACGAGGCGTTCGCAGGGGTAGATGTGCAAGGTGCAGCGGATTTTTATACCCTGCTGAATGAACTGAAGCAGGAAGAAGGATGGACAGTGTTGCAGGTTTCCCATGACATTGATATGGTCAGCCGCTATTGCGATCGCGTTATTTGCTTCAACCAAACTATCGTTTGTACTGGAGTTCCAGAAATTGCCCTTTCGGCGCAAAACCTTTTAGCAACATACGGTCCTGCCTTCCGTCGCTATCAACATAATCATAACTAAATTATGAGAAAGAAAGAAGATAGAAAATAAAACAATTTCTGTATTCTTCATTCTTCATTCTTCATTCTTCTGTGTTCACTCCTGTTCATCTAAGTGTTCAGCAACAGATAGATAAAGAGCCAAAACATGACTATCGTGGAGGCAATAGAAGACATTACGACCTTGCTTGCGGTAACTGACCAAACGCATTGCCCGTAAGTTTCTTAGTTGGTGGGAGACAGCAGATTCACTCATACTTAGTACTGCTGCCAAATCACTCACACAAAGTTCTTGTTGAGCTAACAGTGAGAGAATTCTGAGACGATTAGCATCCCCTAAAAAGCTAAAAAATTCTGCCATACGCTGCGCTTTCTCACTGTTGAGAACCTGATGTGATAGAGGTTGAACCTCATCAGTCTCTAGATTTTGTATTTGATTATACTTAGCAATTTCTTTTTGGGGAAGAGAATTGGTGATATTAGCTGACATAGTATTATTGTGGACACCTTGTTGTTGTTTTTTAGTAAAAAAGAAATCTTATAAACTCAAAATTATTTAATAAATATGTATGGAAGATAACATATGCGTTTCCTAAATGATTGTCAAATAGCGTGGCTTGCCGTCACCAATGCCAATGACCTGATGACCTTGCTACAGTTTCCTTTTATGCAACGTGCTATTGCAGGTGCTGTTTTGATGGGAATACTTGGCGGTTTACTAGGCAGTTTTGTCACCTTGCGCCAGTTGTCTTTTTTCAGCCATGCTGTTGGTCATGCTGCTTTAGTAGGTGTGGCGTTAGGTGTGCTGTTACAGTTAAATCCCACTTGGATGCTGCTACCATTCACACTTATTTTTGGGTTACTTGTCCTCTACTTTATAGAGAAAACGGATTTAGCTAGCGACAGCGTTCTGAGCATTGTCCTGTCAGGCGCGTTGGCAATAGGAGTGATTCTTAGCAGCTCAATTAAAGGATATCGAGGTAACCTCATGGGAGTGCTATTTGGCGATATTCTCGCTATTGACCTGACAGATTTGGTTTTGACCCTGCTTGTACTTGTTGGAAGCAGCCTATTCTTATTATCAACCCTCAGACAGCAAATTTTGTTAACACTTAACCCTGCTGTGGCAAAGGTTCAAGGCATCCCAGTTCAGTGGTATCGTTATGGGTTTGTCGTATTGCTGTCATTAGCTGTTGCTGTGGCAATTAAAGCTGTCGGTGTTTTACTCGTCAACGCCTTTTTGGTCATTCCCGCTTCTTGTGCCAAACTGATGAGTCACCACTTTAACCGTTTCTTGTTGTTATCAGTGATTATTGGTGCAACAAGCAGCTTTGCTGGCATAATCGTATCGGGTCTTTTCAACTTTGCCTCCGGTCCTAGTATCGTTCTTGTTCAGTTTGTGGTATTTCTGACAGTTTTCAGTTGGGTCAAGGTGAAGACAAAAGCCGCATAAATTTTTTTCGCTCAGGACTTGCAAAAATCTAAGGAGTTTGCTAAATTAAGTAATCGTGGTCAACAAAAAACACCACGCCGGGATAGCTCAGTTGGTAGAGCAGAGGACTGAAAATCCTCGTGTCACCAGTTCAAGTCTGGTTCCTGGCATACAATCAAATAGCTGAAAGCCTTGGTTTATCAAGGTATTCAAGAAACTCCTAACTAGAACTTATTAAGCTTCTAGTGGGAGTTTTTGCATTTTTGGGCTTGACTTTGACTATGAATTGACTATGATAGCTATATAGAGCAGAGGAATTTTCATATTCATTTTAAGGATATGGTAATGAAAGTAGAACATAAAGCAACTAAAGGTTCAGTCGGTGTTGAGTCATTCCAAGACAGACTGAGACTACGTTTGCCACGTAACCTATATGGGGGGAAACAAAAGTATCTAACTTTGGGAATGGCAGATACACCAGAGAATCGCAAGCTGGCAGAGGCTAAGGCAAAACAGATCGAATCTGATATTGTATTTGAACGTTTTGACCCTACACTAGCTAAATATAAACCTCAAAGTCATTTAACTCTGGTTGTACCCATAACAGAAGGTCAGGAACAGCTAACATTGACTGAGTTATGGGATAAGTACACGGCTTATAAGTCTAAAACTGTAAGTGTAACCACTATTAACAAGGATTTTAAGAAGACTAGAAACCACATTGCTAGTTTGCCAACATACAAGCTTTCAGAAGCAGTAATCATTAGAGACTTCTTACTTGAAAAATTAACCCCTAATGCAGCAAAACGTGTCCTAACTCAATTAAAAGCTTGTTGTGATTGGGCAATAGACTCTGAGTTGATTAGTAGTAACCCATTTGTGGGGATGTCACAAAAAGTAAAAGTAGCTGTGAAAGATGAAGATGAGGCAATCAACCCATTTAACAAAGGTGAGCAAGAACAAATTATCGCGGCGTTTAAGAGGAATATATACTACAGTCACTATACAAACTATGTTAGTTTCCTGTTTATGACAGGTTGTAGGACTTCTGAAGCTATAGGGCTAACTTGGGGTCACATTAATAGTAATTTGACTTTGATTACCTTCAGTGAAGCAGTTGTAGAAGGGAATCGTAAAGACACCAAGACTCATAAAAGCCGCAAATTTCCTATTAATCAATCACTTAAAGAATTGTTACTTTCCATTAAGCCAAACAATCCTAATCCAGAAACACCAGTCTTTAAAGCTCCCAAAGGTGGTTTAATCGATGCTCATAACTTCCTTAATCGTGCATGGAAAACAGTACTGTCTGAGTTAGATATTCCTTACCGTCCTCAGTATCATACACGACATACCTTTATCACAAAGTGCTTAGAAGCTGGTGTGAGTGTTGTACAGGTTGCTAAGTGGGTAGGAAACTCACCAGAGATAATCATGAAACATTACGCAGGCACAATAAGACAGATTCAAGTACCAGAGTTTTAACAGCACTTAAAAATAAAAAATAACAAGGGATAGTAAATATGCATTACTATCCCTTTTTCTTACGTTAGATAATTGCCTTAATAGTACTAACATAACTAAATTAATATTTTTGATTTTAAGGTTAATAAATTAAAGTGTATAAAAAATAGATAATTGCAGTAAATAAAACATTTTTTTTCTAAAAATTGAATGCATTAAGAAAACCGTTTTAATAATACAAATATTTTTTTATATTAAAAATAAAATTAACTGCTCAAATTTTAAATAAGTAAAATAGCGAATTTTGTATACAAGTTTGATAAAAATTATTATTACTCCTTAAGGAATAATTACAAATTTGGATTTGTATGTTTACAATAAAATTTAGATGAATAAAAAACGTTGAGCCTTGAAAACTGCATATTACCTAATCACGCTTTTTTAAAAGCCTGATTATTCCTCTTTTAAAGAGAGGGTTAGCTTTCTATTTAGAAGATAGCTAGGTCGCATTGCTAAAATAAATTTAACCATAATGATAACTATGAGTATTAAGCAAAATTCTCTAACTTGTGTTGTACCAACTCGATTAACCATTAACGATTATGAACTTTTATTGGATGTTGCTAAACAACAGAAAATTACAATTTCTGCTTTACTTAGAAAGTTAGCTATAAAGTATATATATCTACAACATAAAGAAATACCAGCACTTAATAATTAAGTACTGGTATTTCTAATTTTTTACAAGTTCAACTATAACAGTTACTCATAAAAACAATTTACTCATGGATAATAATAATTTTAACAGTTTTCATAATAATGAAACCCAAAAAATAGTTAATTTAAGACAGAATGAGCCTTCTCCACAATTACTATTACTAACATCAAAAAATGACAGTAGTAGCCTTCAAAAAGTTAATCATGAAATTAGTAAGATATCTAGAAATACACAAGGTAAAATTCCACAAGCCGATATTGTAGGTAAACAGATAGCTGAAAAAAATAGAGGTAAATGGATATTTAACGGTGAAGCTAATTGTTGGATGGTTTATGAATTAAAAAAACCTGGTATTTGGAGTCAAGTAAAGGACTATTATGTTGAAGTATTAATCAATAAAGAACTCAAAGAGCAAGAAATAGCTGGCTATGGAAGTTCTAGCTATATAAATAATATCAGGGATAAAATAAGAATGGAATTGATAGAGATGAGTTGGCAAGAAAACTCTCCTAAAAAGTTACTACCATTTCAAAACTGCGTCCTAGAAATAGCTACAGGAAATGTTCTCCATCATTCACCAGACTATAAGTTTACTTGGTGTTTACCGCGTGATTTTGATACTTCTAGTAATGAGTTTCCAGTTATTAATGGGTGGTTAGATGAAGTCACAAACAATAATGAGTCAATCAAAAAAATATTACTAGCTTACTTAGCTGCTATTTTCAAAGGTCGTACTGACCTTCAACTGTTCTTACATTTAATTGGTGCTGGTGGTACAGGTAAAAGTACATTTGTTAGGCTTGCACAAATGCTTGTAGGTGATAATAATATATGTATAACTAATCTCAAAGATTTTTGTAATAATCGGTTTGGAACATCAAATGCTTTCAAAAAGCGACTGGTAGTATTCCCAGATCAAGACAGATATCGTGGAGACTTACAAAAATTCAAGTCCATTACAGGACAAGACTTCATTTTTGCGGAAGAAAAAGGTAAGCAAGGGTTTCAATTCAAATTTGATGGTATGGTCATCATGGCATCAAACGACTCTGTATTTGATACTCGTAACTCATCCTGGTTGACGAGGAGACAGATTTTAGTTCCATTTACAAAAACTATAGATAAAACAAAGCGTAGAGATTTAGAAAAAGAGTTTCAACCTGAGTTGAATGCATTAACTCAATATTTACTGAAGATTTCTGATGAGACGGTTACTCAGATATTGAGGTGTGCAGCCGATAACCCAGAACTAGCTAAACATACTTTAGATCATCAAATAAATAGTAATCCTATTGCTGCTTGGATTGATGAATGTGTTATCCGAGATAGCAGTAGTAAAAGTCCAATAGGGAGTGATAAGACAGATACTAATACTCTATTTGGTAGCTATACTCAATGGTGTTTTAAGTGTGGTAGCACTGCTCAAAGTTTGCCTAAATTTAGCCCTAATCTATTAGATTTTTGTAACTCTACCCTTGGGTGGTCTGATGTTATAAAGCTACCACGTACCAACAAAGGTTATTTTATTAATGGCTTGAGATTACGTCAACTGGATAAGGATGACCATATTCCTTCACCACTAGCAGTTAGTGTAGAGCCAAACCTACACAGTGAAGAGTGGGGTGTAGCATCCTAACTCAGTTAGGATAAGGGTTGTGTAGGTTGTGTAGGGTTTGAGCATTATTCCTTATATATTGAGGAATGATGCTCTAACTTGAAAGGATATTAGATAATCACAAAAAGATATATCTATAACCCTACACACTCTACATAACCCAGTGAGTATAAGGGTTACAACACTACACTTGACTCTGCACAGTGTAGTGTTAACAATACACACCTAAAGTAATCTAGGCACTCATAAGTAATATAAGTAACTTCACTCAGGCACTTTCTAAGTATTAAGAGTTACTCTCCTAAGAATGAGAGTATCAGTAGTATCAATTGAATATGGATATTGCAAGAGCAATGTATAAAGGTGGCAAAATTATTCATGCAGATGAATGTGACTTTGCTTCCTATAAAAATTTAGGTTTACTTTGTCCTTTCTGTAAACAAGAAGTTTATTTAAGGAAGGGTAATATTAGAAAACCTTATTTTGCTCATTTTCATGCCACTTGTTCTAGACAAGTAGAAGAATGTGAACTGAGAGCATCAGTTTATAGTACCAGTACAAAAATTAGTAGTTTCATTCAAGATAGAACACAAAGATTACAGATATTTCAACAACACTTCTTAAGTATGATTTATGTAGAAAAAAATAAAATTATTGAAGATTACCAATTTAATAATTGGATTACTTTAGTTAAAGGTGAGAATAATGACGCAATTAATAATATTAGTAAAGTTTGTAGAGAATTTTTTCTTAAAAATTATAAAGAAATAGAGAAAATATACACTAGTTTACGAATGTAAAACTACTATTATAGTTCTTATATACAACTAACTTAATTACTTTTACCTTTAATTAATTAAATAAAAAAATATTTAAATTACTACTATTATCTTTATTTTATAAAGTATTACTAATGTATGTAATTTAAACTATCTAGCTTATCACTAATTAACTTAATTAACTAAAGCGCCGCTATTATTTTTCTATCTCTATCGCTAGTTATTCCAATGTAATAAGTTCATTATGGTATTGATTCACCTTAATTCTACAAACTTAATTACAATAAAAAAGATAAATAATTGGAGCTATTAATGTATATTTTTTATCTGTAATATTCTTCTAACGTAAGAGTAGTTACTGGAATTACTATTCTCGCCGCTTAACGCACTTAATTTAACTTTAGTACAACTAAGCTTACTGATTTTAGGTGGTGTTACTTGAGCCAATAACGTACTTCTTTAGTTTTTAGATGTAAAGCAAATCATGCATCTATAAAATTAATTTATAACTTATATTTTTTCTAAATTTTGATGACTAGCAAAAAAGAGGATATATACTAATTGTATATATCCTTTAATAGTTAAAATTCTTTTTATTAATTAGTTACTATAATACACAAAATCTTTTCACCATATTATTCGTCGTCATCATTAGATAAAATATAAAAACTATTATCATAATTATTAGACCTAGGCTTGTATCGAGAATATATTTTTTCTAACTCTCCATATAGTTCTTCAACTGATTGAGGGTAACATTCATCGTGTGTTTTATATCTTTTTTCTAACCATTCTACCACTATATCGCTATTCGAGATATTACGAATTATAGCTTCTGATTCTATTCTGTAACTTAAATATTCAGTTAATTCAATTGTTATTGTATTTTTTTTGTTGTTCATAATCATCATCGCTTATTTCTTAACTAGATTTTTTACTTGATTGACTTCATTTGGGCACTTGGTTTTTAACTCATTAAGTGCTTCCCTGATGAGTGTACTAGTGTTTTGACCGCGTAATGCAGCCCATAAACTTAATTCATAATGTTCTAATCCTGTTACTCTAAATGTTATGTATTTAGCCATTTATTATGTTGAAAAACCACATCTATATTGTAATATTTTTAATTTGTGTTGTGTTGTAATTTCAAATTAAATAATAAAAAATAATCCATTAGAGGTAGATGCTATGTCTCTAGCCAGAATAGGATTCATAAATATGCTGATAAACTTCCAAGCACTTTTTTTCATACAATTCTGATGAATAACTGGCTGGTAGTTTATCCAAAATATCTTTAATAGTTACTTCTACACTTGCCCTAGTTTGCTGACGTTTACGCCAATCTAAAACTAACTTCTCGCGCTTTAAAGTTTCTAATAGTTCTTTGGCTACTTGTTTTACTTCCTGTTCTTCCTGTTGCGTTAATTTTATTTCTGTGTTTTTCAGCAAATCAAAAACTGCTAGTTCCTCTTCTGTCAAATTTTCAGAAATGGCACGTTTATCTTCTGTCTTTAAATCTTGGGCAAATGCTATCAATTCATTGAAGAACCACTCAACGTTACGAGAACCCGCGTTATACTCATCAATCATTTTCTGGAATTTTTCTAGATAATTGATGCGAGTTCTGTTTAATTGCACCATCTGCTGTAATTTGTGGTTAACTGTCCCTTTGAGTTTTTCTGCTTCTGTATGTTGATAACCTGTTGCAAATTTGGCTTGCAGTGCATCAAAATCTAACTGGCTTAAATCAACGAGTTGTCTGGGATTGCTAGGAATTATAAATTCTCCAGCAGTAATGGAATCATCTAATATTTCCCCTACTGTGTCCATCACATTAGATATATCGTTATCTGGTGTTTCAAGACGGATTTTTTCTGCGAGTCTTTCTAAAAGTGCTTGAGTTTTGGAAAATTCATTAGCAGTAGTATCAGGAAGGATGCCTTTATAAAGACGGGTGACGTTCCTGGTGATAGAAAAATAGGTGCGTTTGGAGTCATCGTTAACTAAAATAGCTTCTACCGCATCATCCCAAACTTTGGTACGTGCAAATGCATTTTGGGTGGTTTCTAACTTGCTAAAATTAATTCCTTTAGCAGTGCAGAATTCTGTAGCTTCTGCGATCGCCAATCTTAATTGTTCTACTAAAGCCGATTTATCTTTAACTGGGGTATCTCCTTCTGTAACTCCACCACCAGAAGCAGAACCATAGATAGCGAGTGCTTGCTGTAAATTCTTGAAGACTCCTATGTAATCTACTATGAGTCCATTAATTTTATTTTGAAAAACACGGTTAGCCCTAGCAATAGTTTGCATGAGGGTATGGTTCTTCATAGGTTTGTCTAGGTAGATAGTAGAACAACTGGGGACATCAAACCCAGTTATCCACATTGCACAAACAAACACTATACGTAGTGGGTGAGATGAATCTTTAAATTTTTCATCTAATGCAGGAGACTCACTCACTAACCTTTTACGGTGAGGAGTGATATCTAGTCCCTTTTTTTGGAACTCTTCCACTTCATTCTGAGACGGAGAGATGATGACTGCCATGTCAGTCTCTTCTATATATTTAATAGTGACAGATAATTTCTTTTGTTCAAATTCACTCAAGTTATTTTCAGCTAGCTGAACTTTTAAATTTTGTAAATACTGTTGCCAGTGGTGCTGGACTTTGTTGTACATCTTAACTGTAGTAAAGCGATCAATACTCACTATCATTGCTTTACCTTGGTAGCCCCGCCCCAGATAGTGAGTGACTATATCTTGAGCAATTTTATTTAAACGGTCATCTCTGGTAATTAATTGATATTCTCTAGCACATTGTCTTTCTAGTTTACGTTCTTGCTCTTCATCCAGCATCGCTGACTCAATGATTTCTTCTATATCTTCATTGAGTTCATCATTGGTCAGTTGCAGTTCTGGGATACGGTTTTCATAGTAGAGTGGAACTGTTGCCCCATCTTCTATTGATTGTTTGAAGTTGTAAATGCTGATGTAGTCACCAAAAGTTTTTTTAGTTTCTTGTTCCCCGATCATTAAGGGTGTACCAGTAAAACCAATAAAAGCTGCATTGGGTAAAGCATTCCTCATGTTGAGGGCAAATGTATCATACTGGCTACGGTGAGCTTCATCTGCAATGACTATAATGTCTGAACGTGGAGAAATGAGGGGATATGTTCCACCTTTTTCTATACGAAACTTCTGAATCATCGTGAAGATGTAACGATGATCTTCATTGAGAAGTTTCTTTAGGTGTTCCCCATTGCTTGCTCTGACATTTTTTTCTATTTCTGTAACTGCACCAGCATAAGCAAAGTTTTTATAGATTTGTTCATCTAAATCTTCTCTATCTGTGATAATCACAAATGTCCAGTTACCATAGAGTTTTCTGAGTACTTTCTGGGAGAAAAAGACCATTGAGTAGCTCTTACCACTCCCTTGGGTATGCCAGAATACTCCTAGTTTCCCTTTGTTGGATTTAATTTGCTGAACTGCTGTAACTGCTTGGTTGACACCTAAGTACTGGTGATTTTTAGCAATAATTTTAACTAAGCTACCTTTAGCTAAATAAAAGAAAATAAAATTCTCTACTATATCTAGTAATTTAGTTTTCTCACAAGTGCCTCTGATAATAGTGTCTAGGGAAACAATACCCTCTTCCCCTTCACTGTTGATTTTCTTCCACTCAGAGAAATGATCCCATTTAGCAGTTAAGCTACCAATACGGCTTTTAGTTCCATTGGAGAGAATAATGAAGGCATTGTACCAAAACAGTTGGGGGATGGTTTGCTTATAATCTGTGAGATTGTTTTTATAAGCAAGTTCTAATCGTTTGTGATGTGCCTTAAGTTCAATGAAGACTAGAGGTAAACCATTGACAAACCCTACTAAGTCAGCACGTCTGGTGTAGATTTCTCCTGTAACCCAGAATTGGGAAGCAAGAAAGAAATTATTATTCTCCGGTTTATTCCAGTCTATGACTTTGACTGTTTCTGTTTGGTCTTCACCATCATCATTTTTGAAGCTAACTTTCACCCCATCCTTGAGGAGTTGATAGATTTGGGAGTTAGCATTGGCTAAACTCAAGGTGCTTCTGTCACGAGTTAATTCTTCTATGGCAAGTTGGATAGCTTCTGTTGGTATATTAGGATTTAACTTTTGTAAAGCTGTCCTCAGTTTGGGAATTAAAACGACTTCACCCTTTGTCTCTCGCCCTACTGTACTGTTTATACCAAAGTTTTCATTATAACAGTTGGCTGTTTCCCAGTGGAGTTGAGAGAATAGCTCAATGGTTGCATTCTCTAAAGCTTCTTCTGAGTCAGGATGAGGAGGGTGCATAGGTAAGTGTATTTAGATGGAGTTAGTATTGATTTATATTTCCACTATGCACCATCATGTTAGTAACCCGCCATATTAGGCGGCTACATCTTCTGTTGTATTGATATCCAGATGTTCTACATCTATTTCACCTGAGATGAGTTTGGGAAGGAGTAGATCACGGGTTTTGCAGAGGTTTAAGTTTTTCTCTGTAAGAATTTCAAGATTGCGGAATATAGGTTGAACAAATTTTTCAAAACTTTGTACAAGTATTGAATTTGGGGCAACTATTTTGAGGTTATGCATATCTTCTTTAGTCACAGACTTGAAGATAGTACCTCCTCCCATTAAATCTTCTTCTTGAAATTTATCTTTCAACTGTTGAAATACAAATAATTGATTGGCACTCTTACTACGGATGGCACATAAACCACGACCAATGATAATTTTCTTATTTGCAAGATTAATACGTCCAACTGGCGCTCTAACACTAAACAAAATATCTCCAGCTTCAGCAATACGATTTTGTACAGTGCAGAAAATACGGTCAATTGGAAATCTATCGCCAAAATCTGTTACACCTTGATGAAACGGTAAACCTTCTTGATTTTGATTGTAGAATTCAGACTTAGGAGATTGACCCATAGTAATGTTGCAAATGTCACTAAGTTTTTTAACCTCCCAACCTTCAGGAATCAGTCCCAATTCTGAATCAACCATTTTGGTTTGTTCATGACCAGGGAAGCGGAATTTGACAAACCACTCATGGTAGAGGGTTTGTGCCATTTCTTCTAATATTTTGATGCGTCTTGTGTTGTTTTCAATTAGGTCATCATAGGCTGAGAGTATGGCGGTGATTTTCTTCTGCGTGGGGAGTGGGGGGTAAGTGATTGGAATGCTGCGAATAATTGTAGTATTTA
The sequence above is a segment of the Mastigocladopsis repens PCC 10914 genome. Coding sequences within it:
- a CDS encoding metal ABC transporter permease, producing MRFLNDCQIAWLAVTNANDLMTLLQFPFMQRAIAGAVLMGILGGLLGSFVTLRQLSFFSHAVGHAALVGVALGVLLQLNPTWMLLPFTLIFGLLVLYFIEKTDLASDSVLSIVLSGALAIGVILSSSIKGYRGNLMGVLFGDILAIDLTDLVLTLLVLVGSSLFLLSTLRQQILLTLNPAVAKVQGIPVQWYRYGFVVLLSLAVAVAIKAVGVLLVNAFLVIPASCAKLMSHHFNRFLLLSVIIGATSSFAGIIVSGLFNFASGPSIVLVQFVVFLTVFSWVKVKTKAA
- a CDS encoding metal ABC transporter ATP-binding protein: MINHFPVLKVERLTVYQGSYLAVRDVSFELFSGTNTAIVGPNGAGKSTLVQAVLDLIPRSAGKIEILGRPITRLGNLRHQLGYMPQNFIFDRSFPISVSELVGLGWVGSSRSNSLTSGGEIRKKFFRRGLGGSSREKSAAVAEALRRTDAYHLRNQAIGTLSGGQLKRVLLAYCLVMPRKLLVLDEAFAGVDVQGAADFYTLLNELKQEEGWTVLQVSHDIDMVSRYCDRVICFNQTIVCTGVPEIALSAQNLLATYGPAFRRYQHNHN
- a CDS encoding metal ABC transporter solute-binding protein, Zn/Mn family, yielding MLWLSAGCTQSNTNQARTTDQSPQAQEAATTSSPQSGKIKVVTTFLPMYLFTKAVAGDAADVEILVPPGTEVHEYQATPENVKAIATANVLVENGLGLEEFLEDTVKNAQNPKLFEIDASKGIQPLNEISPVEKTSNKEEEHNHEHAEGNPHVWLDPVLAKQQIANIRDGLIAADPANKATYEANAAAYVKQLESLDSDFKQTVQKTPNCTFVTFHDAYPYLAKRYNLNQVAVVEIPEDQLAPTDVQNAVNVVKKYKVKALFGEPGVDNKLLTSLSQDLNLTVRPLDSLESGDTDPQYYFKAMRNNLQTLESACK
- a CDS encoding competence protein CoiA family protein translates to MDIARAMYKGGKIIHADECDFASYKNLGLLCPFCKQEVYLRKGNIRKPYFAHFHATCSRQVEECELRASVYSTSTKISSFIQDRTQRLQIFQQHFLSMIYVEKNKIIEDYQFNNWITLVKGENNDAINNISKVCREFFLKNYKEIEKIYTSLRM
- a CDS encoding ArsR/SmtB family transcription factor; amino-acid sequence: MSANITNSLPQKEIAKYNQIQNLETDEVQPLSHQVLNSEKAQRMAEFFSFLGDANRLRILSLLAQQELCVSDLAAVLSMSESAVSHQLRNLRAMRLVSYRKQGRNVFYCLHDSHVLALYLSVAEHLDEQE
- a CDS encoding site-specific integrase; its protein translation is MVMKVEHKATKGSVGVESFQDRLRLRLPRNLYGGKQKYLTLGMADTPENRKLAEAKAKQIESDIVFERFDPTLAKYKPQSHLTLVVPITEGQEQLTLTELWDKYTAYKSKTVSVTTINKDFKKTRNHIASLPTYKLSEAVIIRDFLLEKLTPNAAKRVLTQLKACCDWAIDSELISSNPFVGMSQKVKVAVKDEDEAINPFNKGEQEQIIAAFKRNIYYSHYTNYVSFLFMTGCRTSEAIGLTWGHINSNLTLITFSEAVVEGNRKDTKTHKSRKFPINQSLKELLLSIKPNNPNPETPVFKAPKGGLIDAHNFLNRAWKTVLSELDIPYRPQYHTRHTFITKCLEAGVSVVQVAKWVGNSPEIIMKHYAGTIRQIQVPEF
- a CDS encoding DNA primase family protein; the protein is MDNNNFNSFHNNETQKIVNLRQNEPSPQLLLLTSKNDSSSLQKVNHEISKISRNTQGKIPQADIVGKQIAEKNRGKWIFNGEANCWMVYELKKPGIWSQVKDYYVEVLINKELKEQEIAGYGSSSYINNIRDKIRMELIEMSWQENSPKKLLPFQNCVLEIATGNVLHHSPDYKFTWCLPRDFDTSSNEFPVINGWLDEVTNNNESIKKILLAYLAAIFKGRTDLQLFLHLIGAGGTGKSTFVRLAQMLVGDNNICITNLKDFCNNRFGTSNAFKKRLVVFPDQDRYRGDLQKFKSITGQDFIFAEEKGKQGFQFKFDGMVIMASNDSVFDTRNSSWLTRRQILVPFTKTIDKTKRRDLEKEFQPELNALTQYLLKISDETVTQILRCAADNPELAKHTLDHQINSNPIAAWIDECVIRDSSSKSPIGSDKTDTNTLFGSYTQWCFKCGSTAQSLPKFSPNLLDFCNSTLGWSDVIKLPRTNKGYFINGLRLRQLDKDDHIPSPLAVSVEPNLHSEEWGVAS